A single Desulfovibrio piger DNA region contains:
- the mgtE gene encoding magnesium transporter: protein MSEQKKIQTADDRPQTANPIPEDDGMAEGHGISIPEACRELGDETEFVHPADLADHLENLSLEKQVCALRHMPTEDAAEALAELEGSVAVDVLENLDADVAAQIIAEMEPDDAADVLDELDEEHRDVLLGKLTREDSEELRNLLNFDPDSAAGVMNTELILLEENMTADEAITHIRSEMEDKESPYYAYVVDRNDKLVGVLSLRDLMLARPGTIVGDAVAGQSVVSVPYDMDKGEVANLLSHYNYLAMPVVDYEGHIMGVVTYDDIMDIMHEEASADMLGMVGADPEESVDTPWKESVRKRLPWLVVNMVNSALSASVVYMFEGSIAQMAALAVLMPMVANQAGNTGQQALAVMIRQLATDRFEPKKAWMAVLREAKIGLVTGLFMSILALCGAWGFTGNPLVGMVMAGALLCDMMLGAVAGGSIPLIFRALGRDPAQASSIFLTTITDGAGFFIFLGLATMFLF, encoded by the coding sequence ATGAGTGAACAAAAGAAGATCCAGACCGCGGACGACCGGCCGCAGACGGCGAACCCGATCCCCGAAGACGACGGGATGGCGGAAGGACATGGCATCAGCATACCCGAGGCCTGCCGCGAGCTGGGGGACGAGACGGAGTTCGTCCATCCCGCCGACCTTGCCGACCATCTGGAGAACCTGAGCCTGGAAAAGCAGGTCTGTGCCCTGCGCCACATGCCCACGGAGGACGCCGCCGAGGCCCTGGCCGAGCTGGAAGGCAGCGTGGCCGTGGACGTGCTGGAAAATCTGGATGCCGACGTGGCCGCCCAGATCATCGCCGAGATGGAGCCCGACGACGCCGCCGACGTGCTGGACGAGCTGGACGAGGAACACCGCGACGTCCTGCTGGGCAAGCTGACGCGCGAAGATTCGGAAGAGCTGCGCAACCTGCTGAACTTCGACCCCGACTCCGCGGCCGGTGTCATGAACACCGAGCTGATCCTGCTGGAAGAGAACATGACGGCCGACGAGGCCATCACCCACATCCGCAGCGAGATGGAGGACAAGGAGAGCCCCTACTACGCCTATGTGGTGGACAGGAACGACAAGCTGGTGGGGGTGCTTTCGCTGCGCGACCTGATGCTGGCCCGGCCCGGGACCATCGTGGGCGATGCCGTGGCGGGGCAGAGCGTGGTCTCCGTGCCCTATGACATGGACAAGGGCGAAGTGGCCAACCTGCTGTCGCACTACAACTATCTTGCCATGCCCGTCGTGGATTACGAGGGGCACATCATGGGCGTGGTGACCTATGACGACATCATGGACATCATGCACGAAGAGGCCAGCGCCGACATGCTGGGCATGGTGGGCGCCGACCCCGAAGAAAGCGTGGACACCCCCTGGAAGGAGAGCGTGCGCAAGCGCCTGCCCTGGCTGGTGGTGAACATGGTCAATTCGGCGCTCTCAGCATCGGTGGTCTACATGTTCGAGGGCTCCATCGCCCAGATGGCCGCCCTGGCCGTGCTCATGCCCATGGTGGCCAACCAGGCCGGGAACACCGGCCAGCAGGCCCTGGCCGTCATGATCCGGCAGCTGGCCACGGACCGCTTCGAGCCCAAGAAGGCCTGGATGGCCGTGCTGCGCGAGGCCAAGATCGGTCTGGTCACGGGGCTTTTCATGTCCATACTGGCCCTGTGCGGCGCCTGGGGCTTCACAGGCAACCCGCTGGTGGGTATGGTCATGGCTGGTGCGCTGCTGTGCGACATGATGCTGGGTGCGGTGGCCGGCGGTTCCATCCCCCTCATTTTCCGGGCCCTGGGACGAGACCCGGCCCAGGCCTCCAGCATCTTCCTGACCACCATCACAGACGGCGCGGGCTTCTTCATCTTCCTCGGGCTGGCCACCATGTTCCTTTTCTAG
- the nadC gene encoding carboxylating nicotinate-nucleotide diphosphorylase, with translation MFTPWSTFFSDEGRRYLRRSIELALDEDGPDLTAQGLFAADAPMRAVIRAKEDTRVVGLPVIHDVFEAMNAHPHVELLVEEASTVPAMTEVARMEGPAIALLKAERIILNFITHLSGIANLTARYVHELEGTGVRLLDTRKTTPCLRWPEKYAVQAGGGCNHRKNLVEMLMLKDNHIDAAGSITRAVARLREVYSPCPPIEVECRTLDHVREAVAAGADRIMMDNMGAPLLGQALALVPARIEAEVSGGVTLETIRGIALTGPRHPDFISVGRLTHSAVAADFSMTLANA, from the coding sequence ATGTTCACACCCTGGAGCACGTTTTTTTCCGACGAAGGCCGGCGCTACCTGCGCCGCTCCATAGAACTGGCCCTGGACGAGGACGGCCCCGACCTGACCGCCCAAGGCCTTTTTGCCGCTGACGCGCCCATGCGCGCCGTCATCCGCGCCAAGGAAGACACCCGCGTGGTGGGCCTGCCCGTCATCCACGACGTTTTTGAAGCCATGAACGCCCATCCGCATGTGGAGCTGCTGGTGGAGGAAGCCTCCACCGTCCCGGCCATGACCGAAGTCGCCCGCATGGAAGGCCCGGCCATCGCGCTGCTCAAGGCCGAGCGGATCATCCTCAATTTCATCACCCACCTTTCGGGCATCGCCAACCTCACGGCCCGCTATGTGCATGAGCTGGAAGGCACCGGGGTCCGCCTGCTGGATACCCGCAAGACCACGCCCTGCCTGCGCTGGCCCGAAAAATACGCCGTCCAGGCCGGTGGCGGCTGCAACCACCGCAAGAACCTGGTGGAGATGCTCATGCTCAAGGACAACCACATCGACGCCGCCGGTTCCATCACCCGCGCCGTGGCCCGCCTGCGCGAGGTCTACTCCCCCTGTCCGCCCATCGAGGTGGAGTGCCGCACCCTCGACCATGTGCGCGAGGCCGTGGCCGCCGGGGCCGACCGCATCATGATGGACAACATGGGCGCGCCCCTGCTGGGCCAGGCCCTGGCGCTGGTGCCCGCCCGCATCGAGGCCGAAGTGAGCGGCGGCGTGACCCTGGAGACCATCCGCGGCATCGCCCTCACCGGTCCCCGGCATCCCGATTTCATTTCCGTGGGCCGCCTGACGCATTCCGCCGTGGCTGCCGACTTCAGCATGACCCTGGCCAACGCCTGA
- the nadA gene encoding quinolinate synthase NadA, whose amino-acid sequence MSRSTEAITAIKQEMSDRLCIMGHHYQHDDVVRHCDVTGDSLELARRIEGIDAEHIVFCGVYFMGESAALLAKPGQSVHLPAWDANCMMSLMTPAGLARTVLLQLQATGRRVVPLAYVNTTLALKAVVGEFGGAVCTSANARTMLAWALEKAGPDGAVLFLPDKHLGRNTGLQLGLGPGDWHVLRLSGKKGLADSERLPGSAATGRRLLLWPGCCAIHGRLRPESVQAARAAHPGCRVLAHPECRPELIGLCDGAGSTSYLIKEAEKAAGEGGTLIIGTETNLVHRLRDRFAGRCRIEPLAPAICPDMAKVTEENLLACLQGVVAGTAPVMTLQDEQLAPARASLTRMLQVCAAQR is encoded by the coding sequence ATGTCTCGATCCACCGAGGCCATTACGGCCATCAAACAGGAAATGAGCGACCGCCTGTGCATCATGGGGCATCATTACCAGCACGATGATGTGGTGCGGCATTGTGATGTGACCGGGGACTCCCTGGAACTGGCCCGCCGCATCGAAGGCATCGATGCCGAACATATCGTGTTCTGCGGCGTGTATTTCATGGGCGAATCCGCGGCCCTGCTGGCCAAACCCGGCCAGAGCGTGCATCTGCCCGCCTGGGACGCCAACTGCATGATGTCGCTCATGACGCCGGCCGGGCTCGCCCGCACCGTGCTGCTGCAGCTGCAGGCCACCGGGCGCAGGGTCGTGCCCCTGGCCTATGTGAACACCACCCTGGCCCTCAAGGCCGTGGTGGGCGAATTCGGCGGGGCCGTCTGCACCTCGGCCAATGCCCGCACCATGCTGGCCTGGGCCCTGGAAAAAGCCGGGCCCGACGGCGCCGTGCTCTTTCTGCCCGACAAGCACCTGGGCCGCAACACGGGCCTGCAGCTGGGCCTGGGCCCCGGGGACTGGCATGTGCTGCGCCTGAGCGGGAAAAAGGGGCTGGCCGACAGCGAACGCCTGCCCGGCAGCGCCGCCACCGGCCGCCGCCTGCTGCTCTGGCCGGGCTGCTGCGCCATCCACGGCCGCCTGCGCCCCGAAAGCGTGCAGGCCGCCCGGGCCGCCCATCCCGGTTGCCGCGTGCTGGCCCATCCCGAATGCCGTCCCGAGCTCATCGGCCTGTGCGACGGCGCCGGCTCCACCTCCTATCTCATCAAGGAAGCGGAAAAGGCCGCCGGCGAAGGCGGCACCCTGATCATCGGCACGGAGACCAACCTTGTCCACCGCCTGCGTGACCGTTTCGCCGGGCGCTGCCGCATCGAGCCCCTGGCGCCCGCCATCTGCCCCGACATGGCCAAGGTCACGGAAGAAAACCTGCTGGCCTGCCTGCAAGGCGTCGTGGCCGGCACGGCCCCCGTCATGACATTGCAGGACGAGCAGCTGGCGCCCGCCCGGGCATCCCTGACCCGCATGCTCCAGGTATGCGCGGCCCAACGCTAG
- a CDS encoding class I SAM-dependent rRNA methyltransferase, whose product MKTLWLKKGEDRRIRAGHLWIFSNEIDSARSPLPDFGPGENATLRDARGAVLGSVFVNPHSLICARLYSRKADLPLDADLLRQRLQSALGLRQRLYNQPWYRLCHGEGDLLPGLVMDRFGDHLTVQVGTWGMEARKEELREVLGELLQPRSILWDNDIAARSLEGLPRENESEGPVPDVLDVPENGCIFRAPLQGGQKTGWFYDQRRNRREAARYAAGADVLDIFCYAGGFGGTAAAAGARSVTFLDASPQALALATENAARNAPELARTKAIEGLCGDAFERLAELDAQGRRFSLICLDPPAFIKRRKDFAQGLAAYRKINALAMQLLTPGGVFVSCSCSHHLPAESLRSCVQQAAARRKWQARILYAGGQGADHPVHAAMPETAYLKCFIAHLLP is encoded by the coding sequence ATGAAGACACTTTGGCTGAAAAAAGGGGAAGACCGCCGCATCCGTGCCGGCCACCTGTGGATTTTCAGCAACGAGATAGACAGCGCCCGAAGTCCCCTGCCCGACTTCGGGCCCGGCGAGAACGCCACCCTGCGCGACGCGCGCGGGGCCGTGCTGGGCAGCGTCTTCGTCAACCCGCACTCGCTCATCTGCGCCCGCCTCTACAGCCGCAAGGCCGACCTGCCCCTGGACGCGGACCTGCTGCGCCAGCGCCTGCAAAGCGCCCTGGGCCTGCGCCAGCGCCTTTACAACCAGCCCTGGTACCGCCTTTGCCACGGTGAGGGCGACCTGCTGCCCGGCCTGGTCATGGACCGTTTCGGCGACCATCTCACCGTGCAGGTGGGCACCTGGGGCATGGAAGCCCGCAAGGAAGAACTGCGCGAGGTGCTGGGCGAGCTTTTGCAGCCCCGCTCCATCCTCTGGGACAACGACATCGCCGCCCGCTCGCTGGAAGGCCTGCCCCGCGAGAACGAGAGCGAGGGCCCCGTGCCCGACGTGCTGGACGTGCCGGAAAACGGCTGCATCTTCCGGGCCCCCCTGCAGGGCGGCCAGAAGACCGGCTGGTTCTATGACCAGCGCCGCAACCGCCGCGAGGCCGCCCGCTACGCCGCGGGCGCCGACGTGCTGGACATCTTCTGCTACGCCGGCGGTTTCGGCGGCACGGCCGCCGCTGCCGGGGCCCGTTCCGTGACCTTCCTGGACGCCTCACCGCAGGCCCTGGCCCTGGCCACGGAGAACGCGGCCCGCAACGCGCCCGAACTGGCCCGCACCAAGGCCATCGAAGGCCTGTGCGGCGATGCCTTCGAACGTCTGGCCGAGCTGGACGCCCAGGGCCGCCGCTTCTCGCTCATCTGCCTCGATCCGCCCGCCTTCATCAAGCGCCGCAAGGACTTTGCCCAGGGCCTGGCCGCCTACCGCAAGATCAATGCCCTGGCCATGCAGCTCTTGACGCCGGGCGGTGTCTTTGTAAGCTGTTCCTGTTCACACCACCTGCCCGCCGAGTCCCTGCGTTCCTGCGTGCAGCAGGCCGCCGCCCGCCGCAAGTGGCAGGCCCGCATCCTCTATGCGGGCGGACAGGGTGCGGACCATCCCGTGCATGCCGCCATGCCCGAGACGGCCTATCT
- the nadB gene encoding L-aspartate oxidase — protein MSSTRRHVTILIIGSGIAGCTAALTLADAGRDVLLINAGPDLDDGNTPLAQGGIIYKAADTPRDAEARALEHDILVAGHRYNNNRAVRFLCRQGPDCVDSMLIDRAQVDFDRNEDGTYNLTREGGHGAHRILHKADYSGRALMDGLAAQVKIHPRITCLHNHSAIDLLTTHHHAKNSQYRYSVTNRCLGAYVLNAETGEPETILADWTVLATGGVGQVFLHSTNAPGCVGAGISMAFRAGVELANLEFMQFHPTALYEERSYRRPLITEAMRGEGARLLDDRGEAFMLRHDKRGDLAPRDVVAQAMVEEMLRRGVPCLYLDVSGVKQDLPTRFPTVFEQCLEIGIDIRKEPIPVVPAAHYFCGGILTDTFGRTSMPGLYAIGECACTGLHGANRLASTSLLEAAVWGRSCGQHLARITASGREAIPRALAAAIPDWRHEGNEHHDDPALVAQDWANIRNTMWNYVGISRSKARLRRAFEDMRDLVRHIHDFYKGTRISKPLVDLFHGSQTAYVITQAAMRNKNSIGCHHRVD, from the coding sequence ATGAGCTCGACACGTCGCCACGTCACCATCCTGATCATCGGTTCCGGCATCGCCGGTTGCACTGCCGCCCTTACCCTGGCCGATGCCGGGCGTGACGTGCTGCTCATCAACGCCGGTCCCGACCTGGATGACGGCAATACCCCCCTGGCCCAGGGCGGCATCATCTACAAGGCCGCGGACACCCCCCGTGATGCCGAGGCCCGTGCCCTGGAACACGATATCCTCGTGGCGGGCCACCGGTACAACAACAACCGCGCCGTGCGCTTCCTCTGCCGCCAGGGCCCCGATTGCGTGGACAGCATGCTCATCGACCGGGCCCAGGTGGACTTTGACCGCAACGAGGACGGCACCTACAACCTCACCCGTGAAGGCGGCCACGGCGCCCACCGCATCCTCCACAAGGCCGACTATTCCGGCCGCGCCCTCATGGACGGCCTGGCCGCCCAGGTGAAGATCCACCCGCGCATCACCTGCCTGCACAACCATTCGGCCATCGACCTGCTGACCACCCACCACCACGCCAAGAACTCCCAGTACCGCTACAGCGTCACCAACCGCTGCCTGGGCGCCTACGTGCTCAATGCCGAGACCGGCGAGCCCGAGACCATCCTGGCCGACTGGACCGTCCTGGCCACCGGCGGCGTGGGGCAGGTCTTCCTGCACTCCACCAACGCCCCCGGCTGTGTGGGGGCGGGCATCTCCATGGCCTTCCGCGCCGGTGTGGAGCTGGCCAACCTGGAATTCATGCAGTTCCACCCCACGGCCCTGTATGAGGAACGCAGCTACCGCCGCCCGCTCATCACCGAGGCCATGCGCGGCGAAGGCGCCCGCCTGCTGGACGACAGGGGCGAGGCCTTCATGCTCCGCCACGACAAGCGCGGCGACCTGGCCCCCCGTGACGTGGTGGCCCAGGCCATGGTGGAAGAGATGCTGCGCCGGGGCGTGCCCTGCCTGTACCTCGACGTGAGCGGCGTCAAGCAGGACCTGCCCACGCGCTTCCCCACGGTCTTCGAGCAGTGCCTCGAGATCGGCATCGACATCCGCAAGGAGCCCATCCCCGTGGTGCCCGCGGCCCACTACTTCTGCGGCGGCATCCTTACCGACACCTTCGGCCGCACGTCCATGCCCGGCCTGTACGCCATCGGCGAATGCGCCTGCACCGGCCTGCACGGCGCCAACCGTCTGGCCAGCACTTCCCTGCTGGAAGCCGCCGTCTGGGGCCGGAGCTGCGGCCAGCATCTGGCGCGCATCACGGCCTCCGGCCGCGAAGCCATCCCCCGCGCCCTGGCGGCCGCCATCCCCGACTGGCGCCACGAAGGCAACGAACACCACGACGACCCCGCCCTGGTGGCCCAGGACTGGGCCAACATCCGCAACACCATGTGGAACTATGTGGGCATCTCGCGCTCCAAGGCCCGCCTGCGCCGGGCGTTTGAAGACATGCGCGACCTGGTGCGCCACATCCACGACTTCTACAAGGGCACGCGCATCTCCAAGCCGCTGGTGGACCTTTTCCACGGTTCCCAGACGGCCTACGTCATCACCCAGGCCGCCATGCGCAACAAGAACAGCATCGGCTGCCACCACCGCGTGGACTAG
- a CDS encoding response regulator, protein MHDVCRILLVDDHKLLMEGIRSLLAPHSHLRVAGMAPDGKEAVGLAATLSPDLVIMDISMPGMNGVEASRAILQIRPETRILIYTGHEDQRHLLELIQLGIMGHVCKSDPPSVLLQAIDTVRQGEVFLSCADPGGCMAALMRQNRQRLSTAGSGPDIGTLSPREKEIFRLLADGYSVRQIGDALNISPKTVETHKYSVLTKLRAGSINELTKMAIRLGLVSL, encoded by the coding sequence ATGCACGACGTTTGCCGCATCCTGCTGGTGGACGATCACAAATTGCTCATGGAGGGCATCCGCAGCCTGCTGGCCCCCCACAGCCATTTGCGTGTGGCCGGCATGGCCCCCGACGGCAAGGAAGCCGTGGGCCTGGCCGCCACCCTGTCTCCCGACCTGGTCATCATGGACATCTCCATGCCGGGCATGAACGGCGTGGAAGCCAGCCGCGCCATCCTCCAGATCCGTCCCGAGACGCGCATCCTCATCTATACCGGCCACGAGGACCAGCGCCACCTGCTGGAGCTCATCCAGCTGGGCATCATGGGCCATGTCTGCAAAAGCGATCCGCCCTCCGTCCTGCTCCAGGCCATCGATACCGTGCGGCAGGGAGAGGTCTTTCTCAGCTGCGCGGACCCCGGCGGCTGCATGGCGGCCCTCATGCGCCAGAACCGGCAGCGCCTCAGCACCGCCGGGAGCGGGCCGGACATCGGCACGCTTTCGCCGCGCGAGAAGGAGATCTTCCGCCTGCTGGCCGACGGCTACAGCGTCCGCCAGATAGGGGACGCCCTCAACATCAGCCCCAAGACCGTGGAGACCCACAAATACAGCGTGCTGACCAAGCTGCGCGCCGGCTCCATCAACGAGCTGACCAAGATGGCCATCCGTCTGGGCCTGGTCTCGCTGTAG